Genomic segment of Pongo pygmaeus isolate AG05252 chromosome 1, NHGRI_mPonPyg2-v2.0_pri, whole genome shotgun sequence:
ATTTTCTCCTGGCTTTTCTTTTGAGTCTCAACCAGTCCCATAAATCGCCACGGTTATCTCCTCTGCAGTCCTCACAGCAAAAAGTCACCCCAGCTTTGGTGGCCTTCATGGGGGCTGGCTTGTCTCCCAGAGGCCTTCAGATCATCCCTAGGTCAGTGAGGACTTCCAGCAATATCTTAGGGCCAGAGGGCAGTCACACCTGGGTCTGGGCCCAATATCTTCCTCATCGCTGAAGCTCAGCCCTGAAAAGTTCCACAACATCGAGTGATTGTCTGCCCTGTGCCCTGCACTCTGATGCCGGGGCTGGAGGAAGAGGCAATAATGAAGATGCAGCCATTGGTCTCAGGTGCTGACAGCCTAGATGGAGGGGCATCTGAGTCCTGAGGAGTTGGGTTTGTAGAGCGCTTTGACGGATATAGGCTCTTGAACTGACAGCCTCTCACTTTTTCCTCAGGGGCTCAGGTGGTGGGACAGTCTAATTTCAACAGGTGTTGAGTGGAGGGTAGAACGCAGGCCTAGAAGATCTAGCTCAACAGGCAAGGGAGTAGAAAAATATGGGTGCGTTCAAGGAAGAATGGGGTGTAAAAGACAAGAGCAGAGGGACAGGGTGGCACAAAGCTGTGGTCTTTTCACGCCTGGACTGGTTATGGCAGAGCCCTAACATGGCTGGACAAAGAGCTTGGACTCTCGTCCGAGTGGCTGGGTCATCAATGATCTCTGGGCCGGGTCTGGGGGAAGTTTGCAGAGATCAGCTGCCTGGGGGCAAGCGGGGTCCTGAATTAGGGCTGGAGTCAAAAGCCAGGGGACAGAGGGATTCAGGGTGGTGGGGGTAAGGACACTAGTGGCTGCCTTTGAATCATCTGCTTCCGTAGTTTGTCGGGGAGGCCAAAACATTGCTGGCATGGAGGGGTAGGTAGGGCTGGCCCAGGGGCAGGAGGGGGCGAGAACTGCTAGGGATCAGTCCTGGGCTGCCTTTGACCATGTGCTCTGAACCCGAATCCTCGGTGCCTCAGTGTCCAAGTGTGGGTGGCAGGAGGATCTGACGATGATTACATTTAAGGCAGTGTCTGAAGAAATGTTAGTTTTCACCCTGTTCAACAGAAGAGGCAGCTGACAGAGCATACATAACCTGCCTCAAATCACACAGCCAGAAAGAATGACAGCACTCCCACATATGGCCTCCACTCCCTCTGCCCTCATCTGGGTCCAAAGGCCACCAGAGGGCGCCCAGGCCTTGGGAGACAGACACTAGCGGGGCTGGCCTGGGACCTCTGCTCTAGTTACCAGGCAGGGGTGGAGTGAGATGGATACCACACCCTGTTTTACAAGTTGAGTTGCTGCACATTTACCTAGTAGGAAGTGTGGTCAGACTAAAATCCGAGTCTCCTCATTCACAGTGCAGTGATGTTccaaatgaaaacacaaacattttttattttttttttgagacggagcctcactctgtgtgccaggctgaagtgcagtggcgtgatctcggctcactgcaacctctgcctcccaggttccagcgattctcctgcctcagcctccagagtggctgtgattacaggtgcccgccaccacgcccagctaattttcgtatttttagtagagacggggtttcaccacattggccaggctggacttgaactcctgacctcaagtgatccacctgtgtcggcctcccaaagtgctgggattacaggcgtgagctaccgcccCCAGCCCAAAAATGCAAACTTTTATTTAACCAGAGTATTTAGTGTATCTGCTTTCTTCAGCCCATTGTACTCCAATGGCAGTGCCAACTAAACGTGCATTAACTACAGCTTGACAAAGGTTAATATGGCACTAGGAGTTAGGGGCCCCTGGGAAATTTGCAGTGGGAGAAGCTAACACAGAAGGGACCTTTGAGCTGCATTTTGTAGGATGCATCAAATGTTACCAAATAGTAGGGTTTCAGGGAGAGAAATGGAGGGAACATGAAGAGGGAACAGTGCATGCAAGGCACAGGGCAAATAGTCTGGAAGAGCAAGGCGTGTCCTGGGAAAGGGGTGTGTGtagtgggaggaggggagacaGAGAAGGCTGAGGATATGGAGCTGGGACTGGGGGACAGGGAGATGCTGGGTCTAGGTGGGGAGGGGCACCAAAGGTACCTCTGTCTGTTGCCCATGAAACCCTTCAGGGCACAGGAAAGGGAAGCCAAGCACCAGATCCCACTGTCCTGGGCAGGAGAGTGCTTGGCACTGAGGAGGCAGGGAGTGGGGGGAGTTAACCTAGATTCTCCCTGTCCTAGTTAACTGTCAGATATTGAAATGATCTCATTTGACCACCATTTGACCTATTGTCTCCCTGTGGGTAGGCCTCAGAGCCACACACCTCAGGCCAGGAGTACCATTCATCCAGACGTGAACATCTTCCCGAGGATTCCAGAGTTCTTGGTTCACACAGGGGCTAACATGGCTGGGCTTCTGCTGCAGTGGCAGGAGCTCTGTGCACAGAGAACAGCCTCATCTGCTCGCCTTGTTTCCACCTCCCCTCCCATTGCCCCAGGTTCTTTGGCCCCACAGCGGCCACATCTGCCGTTGGTGCCAATAGGTTTTCCAGGAGCTggttgaggtgggagggagggagagggttgTGATCAGGCTGAGGCATGGGGATTGGATATAGTCTCCGTGTCATAATTTCTTTGGTCACAGTCAGTCCTAGTGCCACCCTGGGGTGATGGGGATGTGTTCTCGCCACCTTGGGACTGGCTGACCAGCTTTATCTCTTGGCACAGAGGCACAGAGCTTCGGCCTGCTGGATCCCAAACTCTGCTACCTGCTGGATGGAATCCTCTTCATCTATGGTGTCATTCTCACTGCCCTGTTCCTGAGATTGAAGGTGGGTACCACTGGGCTTTGGGAGGAGGGCACGGGGTCCCCCACTTGATGGATGTTCAGAGGGGCCTTGGTCTTGGAAAGTCTCAAGCTTGGGTGGTGCCTGGGGCTTGGTATCCAGGAGCAAAGCAGGGACCAGCCCAGTATGTGCCTTgagtgggctgaggaggaggtggcagtgtCTGGCTGAGATGGACAGGGTAGGAGGGAGAGCCTGGTGCTAGGCACCTCCATGACAAGCCGTACAAATGTGTGCACATCAGAGTGTCCCAGGGAAGGCGATGCTGCTGGTGACAAAGGGGCTTACACTCAGGCAGAGGTCCTTCTTTCCAAGTGTGAATGAAGGCCATGTTAGCCTTTCTCTTGAAAAGgcccttcctcatctgtaattgGGAGAGCGGAGCAGAGCATGGGTTTTTCACTTGGTGCCTTGCGGACCCTGGATTTCTTCGTGGGGCTGGTCATGGTGTGGGCAGAGAGTGGAAGAATTTAGGAGTAAAGGGGAGGATCCAGTCCCAGTCATCACTTCGGTGCTCCTCAACCCATTTCTTGTTTGAATTTTGGACTTtggcataatattttatttgaaaaaccaAATCTTACTGAGTTTCTTGTTTTAAGTTTGAAAATGCTGCCCTAGATGATTTCTAAAGTTGTTTCCAATGCTCTAGATCTGTAAGACATTGCAGTTTCTCCCGCCTGAAGCGGCATGAAGTGAAGCAAGAGTGAGGCTGTGTCAGCTTCCAACAGATGCTCAGGACACTAAGCGAACGCGAGGCTTCCTGGGCACCGGCGCAGCCGGGCGACGGCTGAGGGCTGGGCGAGTGATGCACGTACAGCACCCTGCCCCGGGGGTCAAGATAGGAGGCGGGATCTTGACCAGCCGCCATCCACCCTGGATTGTCCTCAGAGTCCCCGGAGGAAGGGATCCTAGAGAATACTCATGTCCCCGGGGGCGCCGACCAAGAACCTTACACCTCTGCGCACGCGCGAGGGCGCTAGCCCGGGAAGAATAAACTCCAGCGGGTCCTGGGCCAGCGTGATGGATGCACGTGTCACAGGCGGGAGGAAAAAGGACAGTTGGGCTCAGAAAAAGGGGCTGCCACGCCCCGGCCCCTGCAAGGGCTCAGCCCCAGGAGGCAGGGCAGCATTGTTAGTTGCCAAGGAGCTGAGTAGGGCTGTCCCTCGGGTCGCCGCGCGCCCTGGCACCCCGGCACCCCTGCGCGCCCTCCCGGAGCAGTAACGCGCTTTGCTCTCTGTGTTGCAGTTCAGCAGGAGCGCAGACCCCCCCGCGTACCAGCAGGGCCAGAACCAGCTCTATAACGTAAGTCAGCCTCGCCGTAGACTCTCCGGAAAGGAAGGGCAGTCCCCTCCTCGGACCTAGGGAACACGCCCGCCAGAATCTCGGGTTCAGGTTTGGTCCTTAGCTATCACCTCTGCGACCCGGCTGCAACTTGTTTAACCTCAGTTTTCTAACCCGCAAAACAGGTGTAGTAATTGTACCTGTCTCAAAGGGCGCCATAAAGATGACATGCTTTAATGTCTTGATGCGTGGAACGAGCTTAGTCTAGTGCCTGCCACTAGTGAGCCCCCAAACCATCAGCAATTTGCAAAGGCTAGAGGGGGGTGGAGAAGGAATGTATTAGAATCTTCCCAGCGGAGGGGAAAGCGATTTCACACTCTCTGTGCAATGGGACTGTGGTGGAATTGACTACCACCTCTGAGCCCCCGCTTCTCTATTTGCTCATGAGAATGCTGATCCTCATCCCGTTGGACTGATCAGCATATAGTACTTGGTGGACTTTGTGGATCCCATCCACCGTCATGTTAATGCGTGTTCTCTGAGATGTCCTCTGGGATGATGGTCTCCAGATGGACCAGTTAccatcccctccccagcccctgcctctctTTTTGTGAGCCACCCCAGAGAGGGAAACCACACTCCCCAGTCCAGCTGGCTCCATCCTTCTGAGGTTCCTCTGTCCTGTGTCTGACACTTTCTTATCTGTTATAGGAGCTCAATCTAGGACGAAGAGAGGAGTACGATGTTTTGGACAAGAGACGTGGCCGGGACCCTGAGATGGGGGGAAAGCCGGTAGGGGTTCCTCTACCTTCCTGTGTGTTCCTGCATGTGTGGTGGGGCTCAGCCCAGGCTGTGGGGGAGGGCTCCTCAGCTTGCTCTGCAACCAGACTCGACCCTCACATGTGTGGGCCCGGGACAAGAGAAGAGATGGAGACCCACTTGCTGCCGcaccctcttccttcctccttgggTCCATTCTGCATCTCAAGGGGCCTCACCCCCGGACGTGGCACCCCACTGCTCATGTCTAAGCTCTACCCACTTCCCCTCAAACTGCTCCTTGGCCATCCTGAGATGCACACAAGGTGGCACCATCTGCCCCAGGAGGACAAACCTTGTGAAGAGGTCCATACAGGAAGGGCGCAAGACCCCTGGATAACCCACATATGGTTGGGGTATGGTCCCTGGGGGGCTTTGACCTCTTGGCTTTGTAGACACTATACCCTGTGGGTAGAGGAACAGCTGGATGACACTACAGTAGGGTAGGGTcctctttgttttttccccttcattctgatttccttccttccttccttccttccttccttccttcctcccttccttccttcctatgtctttctctctctttctatttattttatattgacaaattatagttctatatatttatggggtacgaaGTATTGTTATGATTTTTGAATATAACATGAAATgattaaattaagctaattaacatatttatcacttcaaatatttaacttttttgtgatgagaacattagCAACTTACTCTTAGAGATATTAAAATGTATAGTACTCACGTATTAGCTATATTCAGCATGTTGTGCTGTTgatctaaaaataaattactcttcCTAATTGAGGCTTTGTAGCCTGTGACTATCATCTCCCCATTCCCcccatttcccagcctctggtaaacatCATGCTACTTGTCCATGCTTCAGTGAGTTAaactgttttagattccacatataggtgagaacatggagtgtttgtctttctgtgcctggctgatttcacttagcataatggtctctagttccatccatgttagaGTGAATAacagaatttcttcctttttaaaagctgaatagtattctattgtgtctATGTTCCACAGTCTCTTTATCTGTTCATTctttgatggacacttacgttgattccataacttggttattggtttcttttttttttcttttcttttttttttttttttgagacagcatttagcttttgttgcccaggctggagtgcaatggcacagtctcggctcaccacaacctctgcctcttgggttcaagcaattctcctgcctcagcctcccgagtagctgggattacaggcatgcgccaccacgcttggctaattttgtagttttttagtagagacgaggtttcttcatattggtcaggctggtctcgaactttcgacctcgagtgatctgcctgcctcagccaaccAAAGTGCTGccattccaggcgtgagccaccacacccagccttggttATTGTTAATAGGGCTACAATTTgcaatcacaggcatgagcccctgcgcctggccgTGGTTATTGTTAATAGTGCTACAATCAACATGGGCATATAGACATTTCTTCAACAAGCAGACTTCaaatcttttgggtaaatacccagaagtgggattgttgggtcatatggtagttctatttttagttttttgtggagcctcaatactgttttccataatggttgtataaatttacattcccaccaagagtgttcAAGGGTTTCGTTTTCTTTCCATCCTCGCCAACTAttgttgtcttttgtctttttggtaatgcCCACCCTAACAAGTGTGAGgtgatctcattgtggttttactttttatctccctaatggttagtgatgttaagcattttttcatgtatctcttagccatttatatgtcttcttttgagaaatgtctattcacctATGATTTATTATggaagttttacagtttcaggccttatgtttaagtctgtaatccattttgagttgatttttgtatatggtgtgagataaggtccaatttccttattttgcatgtggatatccagtttttccaacaccatttattgaagagaccattCATTTCccattgtatattcttggcaccttttgCTAATTGCTCGGCTGGGACCTAtgttactatattgaatagaagtagtgagtgtgggcatctttgtcttgtttcagatcttagaagaaagggaggaaaggctTCAACTTTTCCCTGCTGAGTGTGGTGTTAGCTGTGGATTGGTCATATGTGGCCTTTATTGTGTGGAGgcacattccttctatacctaatttgttgagagtttttagcatggaaggatgttaaattttgtcaaatgcttttcctgcatctagTGAGATGATCatgatttttgttcttcattctgttaatgtggtgtatcatgtttattgatttcatttgttgaaccatccttgcatcccagggattaatcccacttgatcacagtgaatgatccttttaatgtgttgttaaatttGGCTTGTTAGGGTCCTCTTAAGCGCAGGGCTCAGGACAAAGACCAGGGCTGTCCTGGTGTAAGGGCAGTGCTGCCAGATGCTGCCAGTGGTCACGCCTGTCCATCCAGCCCCCGTCCAGGCTGATCCCTGTGCTGGTTGTGTTGTTGCTAGAGTGAATGGGCAGTAGAGAAGCTGTTGATTTCATTGACTACTCCTCACCCCCACCATCCAAGTTTATCTTACCTCCTCTCCTCTTGTCAGGACTAGGAGGGTGTGGGGAGGGCACCTTTCAGTAGGCACTCACTACCAGCGGCTGGCCCTGCTCCAAATGATGGTATGTGACACCTTTTGTCTTCAGCCAAAAGTCCCACTTGTCAGCTTGTGATGTGTGTGGGGGTCTGTCTGCAAAGGGACAATCTGCAGGCGTCCGGATGGCCTGCCCTGGGCAATGCTGGGGTTGGGTGGGCCCCTCTGGAAGAGCGAAGTGTGTATCCAACTGCAGGTAACCAAGTATGAGCCATGTAGTGCCGTAAGGGCCCCAACAGTGGCCTAGGCAGGGCTGGGGTAGCACAGGGAGAAGAGAGGCAGAGGACAGAGCCCCAGGGAACTGCAGTCAGGGGGCAGGATGGGGTTTGCTGTACTTTCATGGCTTGGGTTTGTGTTTATCTCCCTCTAATGTCTTCCCTTTGATTTTCCTAGCAGAGAAGGAAGAACCCTCAGGAAGGCCTGTACAATGTGAGTAGAGGAGACCTCACATTTGACCTTGGAAAGTTGGAGGAAGGGCTCGAGGAGGGCTCCAGAGGAAGGGCTGGAGGAAGGACTGGAAGAGGGCTCC
This window contains:
- the CD247 gene encoding T-cell surface glycoprotein CD3 zeta chain isoform X1, which codes for MKWKAIVTAAILQAQFPITEAQSFGLLDPKLCYLLDGILFIYGVILTALFLRLKFSRSADPPAYQQGQNQLYNELNLGRREEYDVLDKRRGRDPEMGGKPQRRKNPQEGLYNALQKDKMAEAYSEIGMKGENQRRRGKGHDGLYQGLSTATKDTYDALHMQALPPR
- the CD247 gene encoding T-cell surface glycoprotein CD3 zeta chain isoform X2, which translates into the protein MKWKAIVTAAILQAQFPITEAQSFGLLDPKLCYLLDGILFIYGVILTALFLRLKFSRSADPPAYQQGQNQLYNELNLGRREEYDVLDKRRGRDPEMGGKPRRKNPQEGLYNALQKDKMAEAYSEIGMKGENQRRRGKGHDGLYQGLSTATKDTYDALHMQALPPR